A window of Deltaproteobacteria bacterium genomic DNA:
CGATCCGATCATCGGGTCGATGACCGCGTCGAAGATCAGCGCGATCGCCGTCGCAAGTCCTGCGAGCGTGCCGGAGAGCCCCAGCACCTGGTTGTAGTAGAAGAACAGGAAGGTCTCGAAGGAGCTGTTCTTGAAGCCTTCGCCGAGCTGTCCGATTCCGTACGCGAGCTTGGTGTAGAGATGTAGCCTTGGCACGCGCGCATTCTAGGTGAAGCGCGCCGCCGCTGTCCGAGTCGCCCGCGCTACTCGCGCGGCGCGAGCTGCTTGAAGAGCGGCACCAGGTTCGGGCCTTTGCGGATGGTGTGGCCGCCGTCGACGGGAATCAGCTGTCCGGTGATCCAGCTCGACTCGTCGGAGAGCAGGAATGCGACCAGCCTCGCGACGTCCGCGGGCTCGCCGATGCGAGAGATCGGCATCAGCGACAGGTACTCGTCGCGCGAGACGGGAATCGTGGCGAGCGCGGCCGCGAGCGGCGTCTGCACGATTCCGGGCAGGACCGAGTTCACGCGGATACCGTGCTCGCCGAGCTCGTCGGCGGCGCAGCGCGTGAGCATGTCGACCCCCGCCTTCGAGACGCAGTAGGCGCTCATCCACGGGTGCGTGAGTGCGCCGGCGATCGAAGAGAGGTTCACGATGCTGCCGCCACCCGCCTCGATCATCGCGCGCGCCTCGGCACGCGTGCAGCGGAACGCGCCGGTCAGGTTCGTCGCGAGCACGCGCTCGAACTCCGCGGTCGTGGTCTGAAGCAGCGGGCTCGCCGAGCCGATCCCCGCCGAGTTCACCGCGAGGTTCAGCGCGCCGAAGCGGCGCACGGTGGCGTCGACCGCGGCGTCGACCGACGCGTCGTCGGTGACGTCGCAGGCCACCCAGGCCGAGTTCGGCCCCAGCTTCCCGACCGCCTCGCGAAGCGTGTCCTCGCGGCGCGCGCAGATCATCACCCGGCCCCCGGACGCGACGATCGTCTCCGCACAGGCGAAGCCGATTCCCGTCGCGCCCGCGGTAACCAGCGCCACCTTCCCCGAAAGATCGGGCATCCGTTCTCCATTTCCGACGCAGCCGACCGCGCCGCGCTAGCCGGCGATCGCGTCGAGCCCCGTCAGCTCCTTGCCGATGATCAGCGTGTGGATGTCGTGCGTTCCCTCGTAGGTGCGCACGGTCTCGAGATTCACCATGTGCCGCATCGAGCAGTAGTCGTCGACGATGCCGTTGGCGCCCAGCATGTCGCGCGCGAGCCGCGCGATCTGCAGCGCCATGTCGACGTTGTTCATCTTGGCCATCGACACCATCGCGTGGTGGAGCCGGCCCGCGTCCTTCAGCCGGCCGAGCTGCAGCGCGAGCAGCTGCGCCTTGGTGATCTCGGTCGCCATGAAGGTGAGCTTCTGCTGCGGGATCTGCAGCGAGCCGAGCGGCCGATCGAAGACGATCCGGTCCCTCGAATAGGCGAGCGCCTCCGAGAAACAGGCCTGCGCCGCGCCGATCGCCCCCCAGGCGATCCCGTAACGCGCCTGCGTGAGGCAGCCGAGCGGCCCCTTCAGCCCCTTCACGCCCGGCAGCCGGCTCGCTTCGGGCACGCGCACGTCGGACAGGAACAGCTCGCTGGTGATCGAGCCGCGCAGCGAGAACTTCCCCTTCATGTCGCGCGCCTCGAAGCCGCGCGAGCCGCTCTCGACGAGGAAACCCTGGATGCCGTCGTCGGTCTGCGCCCAGACGATCGCGAGCTGCGCGGCGCTGCCGTTGGTGATCCAACGCTTGGTGCCGTTCAGGATCCACCCGTCGCCGCTTCGCACCGCGCGCGTCAGCATTCCGCCGGGGTTGGAGCCGTAGTCGGGCTCGGTCAGCCCGAAGCAGCCGACCACGCGGCCCTCGGCCATGGCCGGGAGCCAGCGCTGCTTCTGCTCGTCCGTGCCGTAGGCGTGGATCGGATACATGCAGAGCCCGCCCTGCACCGAGGCGAAGCTGCGCAGACCCGAATCGCCGCGCTCGAGCTCCTGCATGACCAGCCCGTACGCGACGTTGTTCATGCCCGCGCAGCCGTAGCCGTGCAGGTTGGCGCCGAACAAGCCGAGCTCGGCCATCTTCGGCACGAGCTCCATGGGAAACGAGCCGTCCTGCCGGACGTGCGCGACGACGATCGGCAGGAATTCCTTCTCGACGAACTCGCGAACCGTGTCGCGCACGATGCGCTCTTCGGGCTCGAGCGAGTCCTCGATCCGGTAGAAGTCGAGCGGCTCGAAAGACATCTGCGCCTCCGGAAGCGATGAGCCTCCGGAGGCGCGGAGATCAGCCGACTTCGCTGTGGGTCTGCGAGGCCGACCGGCCCTCGGAGAGCTCGGTGAGCTGCTTCGAGATCTTGTTCAGCCGCTTGTTCAGCTTGTCGGGGTCGTGCTTCGAGGCAATACCAAAGACGTCGTAGATCTGCGAGCGGCCCGACTCGACGCGGCTCTCGAGATCCTTCCGCGCGCCCTCGGCGCGCTTGTACAGGTCGCTCTCCTGGACGCGCGTCTGGAGCTTCTCGGCCCGCTTGCGCACGTCGCGCTCGACCTTGCGGCGCTGGTGGTCGAAGCGCTCGCGCAGATCCTGGAGCTGCTCGACGAGGCTCTTGAGCGCGTCGTTGAACCGGTCGAACCCGCTGCTTCGGGTCTGTGCCATATCCATTTCCTCCTTCGGTTTCTCCGAA
This region includes:
- a CDS encoding SDR family oxidoreductase, with the translated sequence MPDLSGKVALVTAGATGIGFACAETIVASGGRVMICARREDTLREAVGKLGPNSAWVACDVTDDASVDAAVDATVRRFGALNLAVNSAGIGSASPLLQTTTAEFERVLATNLTGAFRCTRAEARAMIEAGGGSIVNLSSIAGALTHPWMSAYCVSKAGVDMLTRCAADELGEHGIRVNSVLPGIVQTPLAAALATIPVSRDEYLSLMPISRIGEPADVARLVAFLLSDESSWITGQLIPVDGGHTIRKGPNLVPLFKQLAPRE
- a CDS encoding acyl-CoA dehydrogenase; translated protein: MSFEPLDFYRIEDSLEPEERIVRDTVREFVEKEFLPIVVAHVRQDGSFPMELVPKMAELGLFGANLHGYGCAGMNNVAYGLVMQELERGDSGLRSFASVQGGLCMYPIHAYGTDEQKQRWLPAMAEGRVVGCFGLTEPDYGSNPGGMLTRAVRSGDGWILNGTKRWITNGSAAQLAIVWAQTDDGIQGFLVESGSRGFEARDMKGKFSLRGSITSELFLSDVRVPEASRLPGVKGLKGPLGCLTQARYGIAWGAIGAAQACFSEALAYSRDRIVFDRPLGSLQIPQQKLTFMATEITKAQLLALQLGRLKDAGRLHHAMVSMAKMNNVDMALQIARLARDMLGANGIVDDYCSMRHMVNLETVRTYEGTHDIHTLIIGKELTGLDAIAG